GGAAGGTTATTACTACGTTGACAAGACCACCTTTGTTAAAAAACTTGTAAGCGAAGGTAAATATTACTTCCTCTCCCGTCCTCGTCGCTTTGGTAAGTCTTTGTTTTTAGACACCTTAAGACAGGCCTTTCTTGGTAAAAGAGAGCTTTTCAGAGAACTTTATCTGGACAATCATTGGGACTGGAGCAAAAGTTATCCTGTAATTTATATAGACTTTGCTGAGGGGGTTATTGATTCGAGGGATGCTCTGTCTAAAACGATTGAATCGATTCTCCGAAGGTACGGAAAATTTTACGGGATAACCTACGAAGAAGAACTCCTTAATCTTAGATTTAGAG
The DNA window shown above is from Thermodesulforhabdaceae bacterium and carries:
- a CDS encoding AAA family ATPase → MKKLPIGIQSFEEIRSEGYYYVDKTTFVKKLVSEGKYYFLSRPRRFGKSLFLDTLRQAFLGKRELFRELYLDNHWDWSKSYPVIYIDFAEGVIDSRDALSKTIESILRRYGKFYGITYEEELLNLRFR